A single window of uncultured Pseudodesulfovibrio sp. DNA harbors:
- a CDS encoding class I SAM-dependent methyltransferase, translating into MRNKEKQLYPNQFLYWVNQILLPIKLIIPQTIIEKIPFLLTNFDIRAGLVILEAHGKILDVGCGENQMIKRYKNKGGEGMGVDVYPWDGIDLHIEDSAQLPFDDKSFDTVSFVACINHIPNRAHALKEARRVLADDGTVVITNLPPFISKIWHFFAFWDKDLHERGMIEGEEWGFSKQEMFDLIEQASLQVNTFYRFSFLLNEIYVCKKK; encoded by the coding sequence ATGAGAAACAAGGAAAAACAGCTCTACCCCAATCAATTCCTGTACTGGGTGAACCAGATACTCCTTCCAATTAAACTCATCATCCCTCAAACGATCATTGAAAAGATTCCTTTCCTTCTCACGAACTTCGACATCCGCGCCGGATTGGTCATTCTGGAGGCTCATGGAAAAATCCTTGATGTCGGTTGCGGAGAAAATCAGATGATCAAGAGATACAAGAATAAAGGCGGCGAGGGCATGGGCGTCGACGTCTATCCGTGGGACGGGATCGATCTTCACATAGAGGACTCAGCACAACTCCCCTTTGACGACAAATCGTTCGACACGGTTTCATTCGTGGCCTGCATAAACCATATCCCCAACAGGGCCCACGCCCTCAAGGAAGCCCGAAGGGTACTAGCAGACGACGGAACAGTGGTCATCACGAACCTGCCACCCTTCATCTCGAAAATTTGGCACTTTTTCGCCTTTTGGGACAAGGATCTACACGAACGCGGAATGATCGAAGGAGAGGAGTGGGGATTCAGCAAGCAGGAGATGTTCGATCTGATCGAACAGGCTTCATTGCAGGTCAACACGTTCTACAGGTTCAGTTTTCTGTTAAATGAAATCTACGTCTGCAAAAAGAAGTAG
- a CDS encoding flippase yields the protein MHRFFDDININTMIILAGKVSVMVCGLVLAGVLTRGLGETGFGDYSVIIAWLGVTAALADFGLSKTGIREMSIAGSSFSAVAGNLFLIKLLYSLAALAIAFVFIPFMPYAQPLKNALHVGLCAVVFISLAAVFQGIFQIRLKMHFMALSESIASVSILVLSWYFLGAGYGLLAIVAILVFGKVLICLLNWVFSRPLARLSFSISGPTMWSMVVPAVPLGISGFMAIVYFRLDIMMLSWLKPVSHSGIYGAAYRIIEVGSVIPSVFMGILFPLLSRAFAESKGDLPRHYARAYKTLSLAAVPMLVGGVILANPLMKLITGPGFGDGASVFSTAAMHGLSPTALTFLILLPTSAMMFIGELHGNMIIAGNEQQCLMRVYLWLVPLNMVLNLLFIPSFSYLGAACATTVTEVFAFVYMAWAIKRKFNLSPSYTGVFRACMASIPMGVVVYVLRDHLFLSVGAGMCVYALVVFSIIRFEQARRGRAS from the coding sequence ATGCATAGATTCTTTGACGACATAAATATTAATACAATGATCATCCTTGCTGGCAAGGTTTCTGTGATGGTCTGCGGATTGGTTTTGGCGGGAGTCCTCACCCGCGGCCTGGGAGAGACCGGGTTTGGTGACTACTCCGTTATTATAGCTTGGCTGGGGGTGACGGCAGCCCTGGCCGACTTCGGTCTATCAAAGACCGGTATCAGGGAAATGTCCATCGCCGGTTCGTCGTTTTCGGCTGTGGCCGGAAATCTATTTCTAATCAAATTGCTGTATTCTCTGGCGGCACTCGCGATTGCCTTTGTCTTCATCCCCTTCATGCCATATGCGCAGCCGTTAAAGAACGCATTGCATGTCGGGTTGTGTGCTGTTGTCTTCATCTCGTTGGCAGCAGTGTTTCAGGGGATTTTTCAGATACGGCTCAAGATGCATTTCATGGCATTGTCTGAGTCCATAGCCTCGGTGAGTATTCTTGTCCTGTCATGGTATTTTCTGGGCGCAGGCTACGGCTTGCTGGCCATAGTCGCCATTCTTGTTTTCGGGAAAGTGCTCATCTGTCTCTTAAATTGGGTATTCTCCCGTCCTCTGGCCCGGCTCTCGTTTTCTATTTCCGGGCCGACAATGTGGTCCATGGTTGTTCCTGCCGTGCCACTTGGCATCTCCGGCTTTATGGCCATCGTTTATTTCCGTCTGGATATCATGATGCTCTCCTGGCTCAAACCGGTGAGCCACTCAGGAATTTATGGCGCGGCCTATCGCATTATAGAGGTAGGGTCAGTGATTCCCAGTGTTTTTATGGGGATCCTCTTTCCGCTTTTGTCTAGGGCTTTTGCCGAGTCGAAGGGGGATTTGCCAAGGCATTACGCGCGGGCATACAAAACACTTTCATTGGCGGCCGTTCCCATGCTGGTGGGAGGCGTTATTCTCGCCAATCCGCTCATGAAACTCATAACCGGGCCCGGTTTTGGCGACGGGGCGAGCGTCTTTTCTACGGCAGCCATGCATGGCCTGTCGCCCACTGCGTTGACTTTTCTCATACTGTTACCCACTTCAGCCATGATGTTCATTGGCGAGTTGCACGGGAATATGATCATTGCCGGAAACGAACAGCAATGCCTCATGCGGGTGTATCTCTGGCTTGTTCCGTTGAATATGGTTCTTAATCTGCTGTTTATCCCGAGTTTTTCGTATTTGGGTGCAGCTTGTGCAACGACGGTTACGGAAGTATTCGCTTTCGTATATATGGCTTGGGCCATCAAGCGGAAATTCAACCTGTCTCCATCGTATACAGGTGTTTTTCGGGCGTGCATGGCATCAATTCCAATGGGTGTGGTTGTCTATGTCCTCAGGGACCACCTGTTCCTTAGTGTCGGCGCAGGCATGTGTGTTTATGCTTTGGTGGTTTTTTCCATTATTCGATTTGAGCAGGCAAGAAGAGGTAGGGCGTCCTGA
- a CDS encoding class I SAM-dependent methyltransferase, producing the protein MAVTDIFNPKEFSSSRSDIREKQGKYAAKFRGCKRVLDFGSGEGLFLELLRESQVDGVGVDMDSQAVAKAREKGLEVVEGDGLLWLSEQEEMFDGIFCSNVIEHLPPNAAAEMLTQFVRLLSPGGLLILVAPNPRSVQMLSETFWLDPTHVRFYPLQMLQSGVTNLGLVVEEAGDDPDTRVRPKSLWQWMKFFVRSCTLPKALRGGDEVCVCARAPWVS; encoded by the coding sequence ATGGCAGTAACCGATATATTCAATCCGAAGGAATTTTCCTCCAGCCGTAGCGATATCCGCGAGAAGCAGGGGAAGTATGCAGCGAAGTTTCGAGGCTGCAAACGGGTTCTGGATTTTGGTTCTGGTGAAGGACTTTTTCTGGAATTGTTACGTGAGTCACAGGTTGACGGCGTTGGCGTGGATATGGACAGTCAGGCTGTTGCCAAGGCTCGCGAAAAGGGGCTTGAGGTTGTTGAGGGTGACGGGCTTCTTTGGCTGTCGGAGCAAGAAGAAATGTTTGACGGAATATTTTGCTCGAATGTCATCGAGCATCTGCCTCCGAATGCTGCTGCCGAAATGTTGACGCAGTTCGTGCGCCTGTTGTCTCCGGGGGGATTGTTGATTCTCGTGGCGCCAAATCCGCGAAGTGTGCAGATGCTGTCGGAAACGTTTTGGCTTGATCCGACCCATGTTCGATTTTACCCCCTGCAAATGCTGCAAAGTGGCGTGACGAATCTGGGGTTGGTTGTCGAGGAGGCCGGCGATGACCCAGACACTCGGGTTCGTCCGAAATCATTGTGGCAGTGGATGAAGTTCTTCGTCCGTTCATGTACTCTGCCGAAGGCCCTGCGCGGCGGGGACGAGGTGTGCGTGTGTGCTCGGGCGCCATGGGTTTCGTAA